The following are from one region of the Magallana gigas chromosome 4, xbMagGiga1.1, whole genome shotgun sequence genome:
- the LOC105322735 gene encoding uncharacterized protein isoform X2: protein MARAAFEDSWEDNKSFSRPTELLTADDRAQLSLWIGQKCHFELLYKISRDSCCSKKFHQLCDRKGPTVTILYNTDNSSYGGFLSQSWESSGGCIKDQHAFLFTLSYNGVRKPRKFPVTKPNQAAYAHNNLGPTFGEVESELLRGAGQQQNNAVSFLFKKTLMRIPIDLMPFKSKISPTRDTASGTHFFALNGRADFGSAYQRPTVNMNDINNGHMCIFDLEVYSVKATQQVSSSTPYDATIISKPWREPPLWHEQNLQTLKDFVSNYKPLPDMEISEVNILLVGQINAGKSSFFNTLNSIFRGEISSRACAGTSTHSLTTALRKYKIRNREFGGYLNFRLCDTRGLEGENSMHYHDMQLLLDGYLTDQYKFNPMAHASQRDPGFVSHPSFQDKIHCVAFVVDASAIDVLHADVSKNLLYFRSLIVERGLPHVVYLTKLDKVCPLVDQDVRKIYYSEACKQALEIAADVIGIPRGHVFPVKNYEQETQLQTNVSILALTAMRQTLVFADDYLEDQYELQSDQ from the exons ATGGCCAGGGCAGCCTTTGAGGATTCATGGGAAGACAACAAGTCATTTTCAAG GCCAACTGAACTTCTTACAGCAGACGATAGAGCACAGTTATCTTTATGGATTGGTCAGAAATGCCATTTTGAATTGCTTTACAAAATAAGTAGGGATAGTTGTTGCTCCAAAAAGTTTCATCAACTCTGTGATAGAAAAGGTCCCACAGTTACCATCCTATACAACACAGACAACTCGTCATATGGCGGGTTCCTGTCTCAGAGTTGGGAGTCATCGGGAGGTTGCATTAAAGACCAGCATgcttttttgtttactttgtcTTATAATGGTGTCAGGAAACCAAGAAAATTTCCCGTCACTAAACCAAATCAAGCAGCATATGCTCATAACAATCTAGGACCAACTTTTGGAGAAGTCGAAAGCGAACTGTTACGAGGAGCGGGACAGCAACAAAACAATGCAGTGTCCTTCCTATTTA AGAAAACCTTAATGCGAATCCCGATTGATCTCATGCCTTTCAAAAGCAAAATATCGCCAACAAGAGACACAGCCAGCGGTACTCATTTCTTTGCACTTAATGGAAGAGCAGATTTTGGTTCGGCTTACCAAAGACCAACAGTGAATATGAATGATATCAACAATGGTCACATGTGTATATTTGATCTAGAAGTGTATTCCGTTAAAg cAACTCAACAGGTGTCAAGCTCAACACCATATGATGCAACAATCATATCTAAACCCTGGCGGGAACCACCTCTTTGGCATGAACAG AATTTGCAAACGTTAAAAGACTTTGTCTCTAACTACAAGCCATTGCCTGACATGGAGATATCGGAGGTCAATATTTTACTCGTAGGACAGATCAACGCTGGAAAGTCTAGTTTTTTCAACACTTTGAACTCCATTTTCCGCGGGGAAATTTCTTCGCGCGCATGCGCCGGTACTTCAACACACAGCCTTACAACAGCT ctGCGAAAATATAAAATCCGAAATCGGGAATTTGGTGGTTATCTGAATTTCCGGCTTTGTGACACTCGTGGGTTAGAAGGAGAAAATTCCATGCACTACCACGACATGCAACTTCTCCTGGACGGATACTTGACTGATCAATACAAG tttaatCCCATGGCGCACGCCTCTCAACGAGACCCTGGATTCGTATCTCACCCATCCTTTCAGGACAAGATTCACTGTGTGGCTTTTGTAGTGGACGCCAGTGCCATTGACGTGCTGCATGCAGATGTATCTAAGAACTTGCTTTATTTTCGTTCCTTAATCGTTGAGAGGG GACTTCCACATGTTGTTTACCTGACGAAACTAGACAAGGTTTGTCCTTTGGTTGATCAAGATGTTAGAAAGATCTATTATAGTGAAGCCTGCAAACAAGCTTTAGAGATAGCAGCTGACGTCATAGGCATTCCTCGAGGTCACGTATTTCCGGTAAAAAATTACGAGCAAGAGACTCAACTACAGACAAATGTCAGCATTCTGGCTCTGACAGCCATGAGACAGACTCTGGTGTTTGCGGATGATTACCTAGAAGATCAGTACGAGCTTCAGTCTGACCAATAG
- the LOC105322735 gene encoding uncharacterized protein isoform X1, with translation MVSIGGFFSDLKTLELKVQKTDMARAAFEDSWEDNKSFSRPTELLTADDRAQLSLWIGQKCHFELLYKISRDSCCSKKFHQLCDRKGPTVTILYNTDNSSYGGFLSQSWESSGGCIKDQHAFLFTLSYNGVRKPRKFPVTKPNQAAYAHNNLGPTFGEVESELLRGAGQQQNNAVSFLFKKTLMRIPIDLMPFKSKISPTRDTASGTHFFALNGRADFGSAYQRPTVNMNDINNGHMCIFDLEVYSVKATQQVSSSTPYDATIISKPWREPPLWHEQNLQTLKDFVSNYKPLPDMEISEVNILLVGQINAGKSSFFNTLNSIFRGEISSRACAGTSTHSLTTALRKYKIRNREFGGYLNFRLCDTRGLEGENSMHYHDMQLLLDGYLTDQYKFNPMAHASQRDPGFVSHPSFQDKIHCVAFVVDASAIDVLHADVSKNLLYFRSLIVERGLPHVVYLTKLDKVCPLVDQDVRKIYYSEACKQALEIAADVIGIPRGHVFPVKNYEQETQLQTNVSILALTAMRQTLVFADDYLEDQYELQSDQ, from the exons ATGGTGTCAAtcggtgggtttttttcagatttaaagACACTGGAACTGAAAGTACAGAAAACAG ATATGGCCAGGGCAGCCTTTGAGGATTCATGGGAAGACAACAAGTCATTTTCAAG GCCAACTGAACTTCTTACAGCAGACGATAGAGCACAGTTATCTTTATGGATTGGTCAGAAATGCCATTTTGAATTGCTTTACAAAATAAGTAGGGATAGTTGTTGCTCCAAAAAGTTTCATCAACTCTGTGATAGAAAAGGTCCCACAGTTACCATCCTATACAACACAGACAACTCGTCATATGGCGGGTTCCTGTCTCAGAGTTGGGAGTCATCGGGAGGTTGCATTAAAGACCAGCATgcttttttgtttactttgtcTTATAATGGTGTCAGGAAACCAAGAAAATTTCCCGTCACTAAACCAAATCAAGCAGCATATGCTCATAACAATCTAGGACCAACTTTTGGAGAAGTCGAAAGCGAACTGTTACGAGGAGCGGGACAGCAACAAAACAATGCAGTGTCCTTCCTATTTA AGAAAACCTTAATGCGAATCCCGATTGATCTCATGCCTTTCAAAAGCAAAATATCGCCAACAAGAGACACAGCCAGCGGTACTCATTTCTTTGCACTTAATGGAAGAGCAGATTTTGGTTCGGCTTACCAAAGACCAACAGTGAATATGAATGATATCAACAATGGTCACATGTGTATATTTGATCTAGAAGTGTATTCCGTTAAAg cAACTCAACAGGTGTCAAGCTCAACACCATATGATGCAACAATCATATCTAAACCCTGGCGGGAACCACCTCTTTGGCATGAACAG AATTTGCAAACGTTAAAAGACTTTGTCTCTAACTACAAGCCATTGCCTGACATGGAGATATCGGAGGTCAATATTTTACTCGTAGGACAGATCAACGCTGGAAAGTCTAGTTTTTTCAACACTTTGAACTCCATTTTCCGCGGGGAAATTTCTTCGCGCGCATGCGCCGGTACTTCAACACACAGCCTTACAACAGCT ctGCGAAAATATAAAATCCGAAATCGGGAATTTGGTGGTTATCTGAATTTCCGGCTTTGTGACACTCGTGGGTTAGAAGGAGAAAATTCCATGCACTACCACGACATGCAACTTCTCCTGGACGGATACTTGACTGATCAATACAAG tttaatCCCATGGCGCACGCCTCTCAACGAGACCCTGGATTCGTATCTCACCCATCCTTTCAGGACAAGATTCACTGTGTGGCTTTTGTAGTGGACGCCAGTGCCATTGACGTGCTGCATGCAGATGTATCTAAGAACTTGCTTTATTTTCGTTCCTTAATCGTTGAGAGGG GACTTCCACATGTTGTTTACCTGACGAAACTAGACAAGGTTTGTCCTTTGGTTGATCAAGATGTTAGAAAGATCTATTATAGTGAAGCCTGCAAACAAGCTTTAGAGATAGCAGCTGACGTCATAGGCATTCCTCGAGGTCACGTATTTCCGGTAAAAAATTACGAGCAAGAGACTCAACTACAGACAAATGTCAGCATTCTGGCTCTGACAGCCATGAGACAGACTCTGGTGTTTGCGGATGATTACCTAGAAGATCAGTACGAGCTTCAGTCTGACCAATAG